The genomic region AAGGGGCGTCTCAGTTATGTCGGCATTTCCTACCAGCTTGATGGGACTGGCCGCCCCGCACGGCTGCCGCGCAGATGCTGCCCGTGTCGCCGACCGGTGGCGCTCCCCGCAGGTCGCCCGTGGTGGCAGTGCCGGCGCGCTAGGGTCGACCACGTGGCGCGGAGATCCAGAATTCCAGCGACGAAATATCCCGTCGAGCGGTTCACCCTCGACAACGGCCTGCGGGTGGTCCTCACGCCCGATCGCAGTGCCCCGGTGATCGGGGTGGCGGTGGTCTACGACGTCGGCATCAGATCCGAACCGGAGGGGCGCACCGGCTTCGCTCACCTCTTCGAACACCTGATGTTCCAGGGCTCGGAAAACCTCGAGAAGCTTGCCCACTTCCGGCACGTACAGGGCGCTGGGGGCACCTTCAACGGCTCCACCCACCTGGACTACACCGACTACTTCGAGACGCTGCCGAGCAACGCGCTGGAACGCGCGCTGTTCCTGGAGGCGGACCGGATGCGCGGCCCCCGGCTGACCGAGGAGAACCTGCGCAACCAGGTCGACGTGGTCAAGGAGGAGATCCGGGTCAACGTGCTCAGCCGCCCGTACGGTGGTTTTCCCTGGCTGACCCTGCCGCCTGTCATGTTCGACACGTTCCCCAACGCGCACGACGGTTACGGCTCCTTCGACGACCTGGAGTCGGCCACCGTCGCCGACGCGGAGGATTTCTTCCGCCGCTACTACGCCTGCGGTAACGCGGTGTTGGCTGTCAGCGGCGACATCGACGTCACCGAGGCGACCGAGCTGATCACCCGGCACTTCGGCGACGTACCGGCTCGCCCCGCACCGGTCCGGCCCGACTTCACCGAGCCCGACCTGACCGCCGAGCGGCGCACCTCGTACACCGATGCCCTGGCACCCCTGCCGGCGGTCGCTGGCGCATGGCGGGTGCCCGACCCGATCACCGACTTCGCCGGCTACCTGCCGTACGTGGTGCTGGCCGAGGTCCTCACCGACGGTGACGCCTCACGGCTGGTCGAGCGGCTGGTCCAGCGGGACCGCTCGGTGACCGGCCTCAGCGGGTACCTCGGCTTCATGGGTGACCCGTTCGACGTGCGGGACCCGACAGCGCTGCTGCTTCAGGCGCACCTGCCGCCCGGAGGTGACGTGGACAAGATGCTGCGCACCGTCGACGAGGAACTGGACCGGCTGGCCACCGACGGGCTGACCGACGGGGAACTGGCCCGGACCCAGGCCCGGATGGCGACCCACCTGCTGCGCGACACCGACGCGGTGCTCGGCCGGGCGTTGCAGATGGCAGTCCTCGAACAGCAACGCGGCGAGCCGGGTCTGCTCAACGACCTGCCCCGCCTTGTCGGTGACGTGACCGAGGAGCAGGTCCGGGCCGCCGCGGCGACCCTGCGTCCGGAGCGCCGCGCCACGATCGAGGTCATTCCCGGAGGTGCCCGATGAGCGTCACCGTGTCTGCTGGGCCGCGTGCGCTGCCGGCGCTCGGGCCCACGCGCAAGCTCAAGGTGCCGAAGCAGTCCGAGCGCACGCTGGGCAACGGGCTTACCGTGATCGCGGTACGCCGGCCGGCGGTGCCGCTGGTCGAGCTGCGGCTCTGGGTGCCGTTCGGCCGGGTCAACGTGGCGCGTGGCGCGATGCTCTCGCAGACCATGCTCTCGGGCACCGAGTCGATGACAAGCGTGCAGATCGCCGCCGAGTTGCAGAAGGTGGGCGCCGGGCTGTCCGCTGGCGTCGACGCGGACCGGCTGATGCTCTCGGGTGCCGGCCTGGTCACCGGGCTCGACCGGATGCTTGAGCTGATGGCCGAGGTGTTGACCGGTGCCAGCTATCCCGGCGACGAGGTGTCGACCGAGCGGGATCGGCTGATCGACCGGATCCAGGTCGCGCAGAGCCAGCCGACGCACCTGGTTCGGGAGGCGCTGCTGAAGCGGATCTACGGGCGGCACCCGTACGCGGCGCAGACCCCGGAGCCGGGTCAGATCCGCGCTGTGCGGCCGGCGGCGCTGCGTACCCTGCACGCCGAGCGGGTACATCCGGCCGGCGCGCAGTTGGTGGTGGTCGGTGACGTGCAGCCGGAGAAGGCTCTGGACGCCGTCGAGCGGGCGCTCGGCGGTTGGGGCGGTGCCGGGCGTACGGCGACCCTGCCGGCCATCCCGCCGCTGGAGACGGGGCCGCTGCTGCTTGTCGACAGGCCTGGCTCGGTGCAGTCCTCGTTGCGGGTGGCGCTGCCGGCGGTGCCGCGTACCGACCCGGACCACGCTGCTCTGCAACTGGCCAACCTGGTCTTCGGTGGTTACTTCTCCTCCCGTTGGGTGGAGAACATCCGCGAGGACAAGGGCTACACGTACGGCCCGCACTCGGTGATCGAGCATTCGGTGGCCGGATCGATCCTGGTCGCAGCGGCCGAGGTGGCCACCGAGGTCACCGGCCCGGCGCTGTTGGAGACGACGTACGAGTTGGGTCGGATGGCGTCGCTTCCGCCGAAGCCGGAGGAGTTGGAGCAGGCTCGGCAGTACGCCCTGGGCACCCTTCAGCTCGGCATGTCCACCCAGGCCGGGTTGGCGGCGTTGACAAGTGCGTACGCCGGTAACGGCCTGCGTCTGGACTTCCTCGCCGAGTACGCGGCCCGACTGGCGGCGGCGACCGTCGACGACGTGGCGCGGGTCGCGGCCCACCACCTCGCGCCGTCCCGGGCGGCGGTCGTGGTGCTCGGCGACGCGGAGCGGGTGGCCGACGGGCTGGCAGCGTTGACCACGGTGCGGGTCGAGCCGGTGCAGCCGTGATCCGACCGGTCTCGCCGGCCGGGGCGGGCGCGTCGTGAGCGGGGAGATGGTGCCGCCGCTGGCCCGGTCCACCCTGGATCGGGTGGCGCACCGGCGGGGCGACTCGCTGTGGCTCACCGAGGCGTGGCTGCGCGGCCGGGTGCTGCTGCTCGACTCGACCGAAGGGCAGACGCTGGCCCGTACCGACGTGTCACCTCCGGCGCTTGTGCTGTTCGCCGCGGACGACGTGCCGGCCGGCTCCGAGGCGATCGCCATGTTCCTCGGTGTCGAGCCGGACGGGGTGCCGGTCTTCGCGGTGGACACGCCCTTGCCGGCGCTGCCGGGGACCCGGGCGGTCAACCTGCGGGAGGTGGGTCACCTGCTGGCCGACCGGGAGGCGGGCATCTTCACCACGGCGCTCGCCTTGGTCAACTGGCACAGCCGGCACGGCTATTCGTCGGCGACCGGGGCGCCGACCGCGATGGACGAGGCCGGTTGGTCCCGGGTTGACCGCAACGGAGGGCGGATCTGGCCGCGTACCGATCCGGCGATGATCGTGCTGGTGCACGACGGCGTGGCCGGGCCGGACGGACGTTGCCTGCTCGGTAACAACGCCGGTTGGGCGGGCACCCCGGGCGGTCGGCGTTACTCCTGTCTGGCCGGTTACGTCGAGCCGGGGGAGTCCGCGGAGGCCGCCGTGCTGCGCGAGGTCCGCGAGGAGGTGGGCATCACTGTCGACCGGATCGGGTACGTCGGCAGCCAGGCGTGGCCGTTCCCCGGCTCGCTGATGCTGGGCTTCCTGGCCGTCGCGGACCCGGCGGAACCGGTGCGGGTCGACCCGTCCGAGATCGCGTACGCCAGGTGGTTCACCCGTGCCGAGATCGGGGCGGCGTTGGCCGGTCGGACAGTGGACGTGGGTGACGGGGCGCGGCTGATGCTGCCGCCGCCGTCGTCGATCGCGCTGTTCCTCATCCACCGCTGGCTGGATGGCTGGGTGGACACCGGCGGGTGAGTGCGGTCCCGGCCCGTGGCCGCCGTTGCCGCGGCGGTCACGGGCCGGGAACACGGGCCGCCGTGGTCGATCTGGGCGGGTAACGCGGCGGGGGAGCCGGTCCGACCACGGCGGACGTCTGGGTCAGGTGCCGGTAAGGCCTGATCGGCGTCGGAACACGGGCCGTGGCTCGCTGAGCGGCAGGACCTTGACCCGTTGCTTTCCGGCGCGGACCGCGCCGACAGTGGACAGGGCCCGGGCCAGCAGCAGCGCGGCGTCGCGGTCCTCGGCGTGCACGATTTGTCGGCGCGGCTCGGGCGTGGTCGTCTCGTCGCGGAGTCGGTGGCCGTCTGCCCAGGCCGCGGCGATGTCCCCGTCGGCGACGGTGCGGATGTCGGTGCGAACGATCAGGAAACGCATGTGGGTCTCCGGATGAACCGCGACAAATGAGCGGTGTGGAAGTTCCACCTTCACCGGTCATGCTACGCCGCGTAGTCATCCCAGCAAGTGAAACGCGCCTATTGATTTCGAGTCATCCGATCGGTGGATGCCTGGTCAGCGGGTCGACGCGGATGCAGCGACGGGGCCGCCGGCGAACTGCCGACGGCCCCGCTTCTGGCTGACGGCTCAGTTCAGATCGAACTGGCCCGTCTTGGTTCCAGCGATGAAGCCGAGCCATCCGGCCCGGTTGAACAGCAGCACCGGGCCACCTCGGTCCTTGCTGTCGCGCAGCGCGACCGCTGACGGTCCGGTGCCCAGCGGGGCGACCTCGACGCAGTTGGAGGTCTGGCTGCGCGTGCTGGTACGCCAGGGCGCGTCCGCCAACGAGTCGGCGGAGATGGACGGCGTGTTGTGGATGTTGTTCATGGTTCTGCTCCTGATGTGAACCGATCCGATGGGACGAGTGGTGCCGCACGCCCCGACGGAGGTCCCTGGTTCACAGTTCCGTCAGCCGCCCCGAGCCGCGGCGACGTTGGACCGGCGCCGTTGCCGGGCCGAACGCCACTGTGGATGGGGGCGTCGCCTCGGTCACCCGTCCTGTCGCCTCGATCAGCCAGGAGAGGGTGTCCGAGGCGTTAAGTGCCGCCGTGCATAGCCACTCGAACGCCACTTTATAGCGATTTAGCGTGTTTGCCTCGGTCGACATGACGTCGGTGAACCCCCCTTCGATGGCCAATGTCTCCGGATCGAGTGGATCGGCGAACCGAT from Micromonospora profundi harbors:
- a CDS encoding M16 family metallopeptidase, yielding MSVTVSAGPRALPALGPTRKLKVPKQSERTLGNGLTVIAVRRPAVPLVELRLWVPFGRVNVARGAMLSQTMLSGTESMTSVQIAAELQKVGAGLSAGVDADRLMLSGAGLVTGLDRMLELMAEVLTGASYPGDEVSTERDRLIDRIQVAQSQPTHLVREALLKRIYGRHPYAAQTPEPGQIRAVRPAALRTLHAERVHPAGAQLVVVGDVQPEKALDAVERALGGWGGAGRTATLPAIPPLETGPLLLVDRPGSVQSSLRVALPAVPRTDPDHAALQLANLVFGGYFSSRWVENIREDKGYTYGPHSVIEHSVAGSILVAAAEVATEVTGPALLETTYELGRMASLPPKPEELEQARQYALGTLQLGMSTQAGLAALTSAYAGNGLRLDFLAEYAARLAAATVDDVARVAAHHLAPSRAAVVVLGDAERVADGLAALTTVRVEPVQP
- the nudC gene encoding NAD(+) diphosphatase, with the translated sequence MVPPLARSTLDRVAHRRGDSLWLTEAWLRGRVLLLDSTEGQTLARTDVSPPALVLFAADDVPAGSEAIAMFLGVEPDGVPVFAVDTPLPALPGTRAVNLREVGHLLADREAGIFTTALALVNWHSRHGYSSATGAPTAMDEAGWSRVDRNGGRIWPRTDPAMIVLVHDGVAGPDGRCLLGNNAGWAGTPGGRRYSCLAGYVEPGESAEAAVLREVREEVGITVDRIGYVGSQAWPFPGSLMLGFLAVADPAEPVRVDPSEIAYARWFTRAEIGAALAGRTVDVGDGARLMLPPPSSIALFLIHRWLDGWVDTGG
- a CDS encoding DUF397 domain-containing protein, with product MNNIHNTPSISADSLADAPWRTSTRSQTSNCVEVAPLGTGPSAVALRDSKDRGGPVLLFNRAGWLGFIAGTKTGQFDLN
- a CDS encoding M16 family metallopeptidase, encoding MARRSRIPATKYPVERFTLDNGLRVVLTPDRSAPVIGVAVVYDVGIRSEPEGRTGFAHLFEHLMFQGSENLEKLAHFRHVQGAGGTFNGSTHLDYTDYFETLPSNALERALFLEADRMRGPRLTEENLRNQVDVVKEEIRVNVLSRPYGGFPWLTLPPVMFDTFPNAHDGYGSFDDLESATVADAEDFFRRYYACGNAVLAVSGDIDVTEATELITRHFGDVPARPAPVRPDFTEPDLTAERRTSYTDALAPLPAVAGAWRVPDPITDFAGYLPYVVLAEVLTDGDASRLVERLVQRDRSVTGLSGYLGFMGDPFDVRDPTALLLQAHLPPGGDVDKMLRTVDEELDRLATDGLTDGELARTQARMATHLLRDTDAVLGRALQMAVLEQQRGEPGLLNDLPRLVGDVTEEQVRAAAATLRPERRATIEVIPGGAR